In Pseudoroseomonas cervicalis, the DNA window TCGTCCCCGTGCTGGCCACCTCCTGGGAAGCGGCGGAGGACGGCAAGACCGTCACCTTCAGGCTGCGCGAAGGCGTGCAATGGCATGACGGCAAGCCCTTCACCAGCGCCGATGTGCAGTATTCCGCGATGGAACAGTGGAAGAAGCATCTGAACTACGGCACCACGCTGCAGCTCTATCTCGACGCGGTCGAGACGCCGGACGCCCACACCGCCATCTTCCGCTATTCGCGCCCCATGCCGCTGAACCTGCTGCTGCGCGCGCTGTGCGATCTCGGCTATGTCGTGCCGAAGCATGTGTTCGAGGGCACCAATGTGCTGGAGAACCCGGCCAACACCGCCCCCATCGGCACCGGCCCGTTCAAATTCGTCGAGTACCAGCGCGGCCAGTATGTGATCGCCGAGCGCAACCCGAATTACTGGCGCCAGGGCTTCCCCTATCTCGACCGCGTGGTGTGGCGCTTCATCACCGACCGCTCGGCGGCGACGGCGGCGCTGGAGACCGGGGCGGTGCAGCTCTCGGCCTATAACGGCCTGCCGCTGGCCGATCTGGACCGGCTGCGCAAGGACAACCGCTTCGAGGTCTCGACCCGCGGCGTCGAGGGCAATGTCTTCAACAACACCCTCGAATTCAACACCCGCCGGCGCGAGCTGTCGGACAAGCGGGTGCGCCAGGCGATCGCCCACGCCATCGATGTCGATTTCTTCCTGGAGAACTTTCTTTACGGCCTGGGCAAGCGGGCCACCGGGCCGATCCCGTCCTCCTCGCAAGAATTCTTCCCCGGCAACCCGGTGCCCTACACCTATGACAAGGCGCGCGCCGAGCGGCTGCTGGACGAGGCCGGCTTCCGCCGCGGCGCCGGCGGCATCCGCTTCAGCCTGAAGATCGTGCCGATCATGAATGGCGAGGATGTGCCGCTGCTGGCCACCTTCGTGCAGCAATCGCTGCAGCAGGTCGGCATCCGGGTGGAGATCGTGCAGCTCGACATCGCCGGCGCGCTCTCCGCCGTCTATCGCGACTGGAATTTCGACCTGGCCACCGGCTGGCACCAGTATCGCGGCGATCCGGCGGTCTCCACCACCGTCTGGTACCGCTCCGGCAGCCCGAAGGGCTCGCCCTGGACCAACCAGTTCGGCTGGCAGTCGGACAAGGTCGACCAGCTGATCGACCAGGCCGCGACCGAGCTGGACGTCGCCAGGCGCAAGGCGCTCTATGCCGAATTCGTGCGCGAGGTGAATGAGGAGCTGCCCGTGTGGATGATGACGGAGCGGCCCTTCTATGCCGCGACCAGCAGGCGCGTGCAGAACCACCACAATGTGCCGCGCTGGGATTCCGGCGACTGGCACGACACCTGGCTGCAGCCGGGCTGAGGAGACGGGATGCGCATCCTCCTGCTTGCCCTGCGCCGGCTGGCCGCCAGCCTGCCGACGCTGTTCCTGATCCTGGTCGGGCTGTTCCTGCTGCTGCAGCTGGCGCCGGGCGACACGGTGGATGCGCTGATCGCGCAGATGGGCGGCGGCGACCCGGCGATGGCCGAGCAGCTGCGGCAATTCTACGGGCTGGACGCGCCGGTGGTGGTCCAGCTCGGCCGCTACCTGCTGCGGCTGGTGACCCTCGATCTCGGCTTCTCCGCCATCTATGGCAAGCCGGTGGCGGACGTCATCCTGGAGCGGCTGCCGGTCACCCTGCTGCTGATGGCCAGCGCGCTCAGCTTCGCCTTCGCCGCCGGCATGGCGCTCGGCGTGCTGGCGGCGCGGCGGGTCAATCGCTGGCCGGACACGCTGATCTCGACGCTGGGGCTGGTCTTCTATGCCACCCCCTCCTTCTGGTTCGGCATGATGGGCATCGTGGTCTTCGCGGTGCACCTGGCCTGGCTGCCCGCCGGCGGTTTCGAGGAGATCGGCAGCGGCAATACGGGCCTCGCCCGCGCCCTCGACATCGCCTGGCATCTGGTGCTGCCGGTGGCGACGCTGGCGCTGACCTACCTCGCCACCTATCTGCGCATCATGCGCGCCTCGATGCTGGAGGTGCTGACGCTGGATTTCGTCCGCACCGCCCGCGCCAAGGGCTTGGGCGAGACGGCGGTGGTGCTGCGCCACGTGCTGCGCAACGCGCTGCTGCCGGGGGTGACGCTGATGGGGCTGCAGGCCGGCACCATGCTGGGCGGCTCGGTGGTGGTGGAAAGCGTCTTCGCGCTGCCCGGCCTCGGGCGGCTGGCCTATGAATCGGTCGTGCAGCGCGACGTGAACACGCTGCTCGGCATCGTCTTCGTCTCGGCGCTGCTGGTCATCGCCATCAACTTCATCGTGGACATGCTCTATGCGAAGCTCGATCCGCGCATCCTGTCCGGGCGCTGAGGCATGATCGGCTTCCTGAAACGCTATGCGCGCAGCCCGGCCGCGGTGGTCGGGCTGCTGATCGTGCTGGCGGTGATCGGCATGGCCATCGCCGCCCCCTTCGTCTTCCCGCGCGACCCGCTCTCGCTGGCCGGGCGGCCGCTGCAATGGCCGCTGGACAATCCGCGCTTCTGGCTGGGCACCGACAATGCCGGGCGCGACATCGCGGCGCAGATCTTCCACGGCGCCCGCACCTCGCTGCTGATCGGGCTGGTGGCGACGGTGGTCGCCATCGGCATCGGCATCGTCATCGGCGCCATCGCCGGCTATTATGGCGGCTGGGTGGATGACGCGCTGATGCGCGTCACCGAGGCCTTCCAGACCCTGCCGAATTTCCTTCTGCTGCTGGTGCTGGTGGCGGTGTTCGGCTCGAACATCACCTTCGTCACCATCGCAATCGGCATCGTTTCCTGGCCGCCCTCGGCAAGGCTGACGCGGGCCGAGTTCCTGAGCTTGCGGAACCGCGAATTCGTCCAGGCCTGCCGGGTGCTCGGCATGCGCGACCGGCAGATCATCTTCCGCGAGATCCTGCCCAACGCCCTGCCGCCGGTCATCGTCTATGCCAGCGTCATCATGGCGGTTGCCATCCTGCTGGAAAGCGCCCTGGCCTTCCTCAACCTCTCCGACCCCAATGTGCCGAGCTGGGGCAATCTGATCGGCGCCGGCCGCGGCGTGCTGCGCGTGCAATGGTATGTCTCCGCCATTCCCGGCCTGGTCATCCTGCTCACCGTGCTCGGCGTGTCGCTGGTCGGGCAGGGTCTGAACGACGCGCTGAACCCAAGGCTGAAGGGACGATGAGCCTGCTCTCCATCGAAGGCCTGACCGTCGCCCTGCCGAAAGGCGCCGACCGTCCGCATGCGCTCGAGGATGTCTCGCTCCATCTCGACGCCAATGAGATCCTCTGCGTGGTGGGGGAGAGCGGATCCGGCAAGTCGCTCACCGCCGGGGCGGTGATGGGGCTGCTGCCGGAAGGCGTGCTGGCGACCCGCGGGCGCATCCTGTTCGAAGGGCGCGACCTGCTGGAACTGCCGCCTGCCGAGATGCGCAAGCTGCGCGGTGCCCGGATCGGCATGGTGTTCCAGGAGCCGATGACGGCGCTGAACCCGCTGCGCAGCATCGGCAGCCAGATCGCCGAGATGTTCCGCATCCACACGCGCCTCTCCCGCGCCGACATCGAGAAGCGTGTGCTGGCGCTGCTTGAGGATGTGCGCATCCCCGACCCGGCGGCGGCGGCGCGCGCCTATCCGCATGAGCTGTCGGGCGGCCAGCGCCAGCGCGCCATGATCGCCATGGCGCTCGCCCTGGAGCCGAAGCTGCTGATCTGCGACGAGCCGACCACCGCGCTCGACGTCACCACCCAGGCGCAGATCCTGCACCTGATCCGCGACATGCAGCGCCGCACCGGCACCGCCGTGCTGTTCATCACCCATGATTTCGGCGTGGTGGCCGATATCGCCGACCGGGTGGCGGTGATGCGCCAGGGGCTGCTGGTGGAGCAGGGGCCGGCGGAGGAGGTGCTGAACCGCCCGCAGCACCCCTATACCCGCGCCCTCGTCGCCGCCGTGCCGCCGCTGCTGCCACCCCCCGCCGCCGCCGCGCCGGCCGAGCCGGCGGCGCCGGTGCTGGAGGTGCGCGACCTCTCCAAGACCTATCGCAAGGGCGGGCTGCTGAAGCGCAGCCGCCGCGTCACCCATGCGGTGAAGCAGGTCTCTTTCAGTTTGCCGCGTGGGTCGACGCTGGGGATCGTGGGCGAGAGCGGCTCGGGCAAGTCGACGCTGGCGCGCTGCATCGTGCGCCTGCTCGACCCCGAGCAGGGAGAGATCCGCGTCGAGGGGCAGGACCGCATGGCGCTGTCGCGCGAGGCGCTGCGGCGCGACGCGCGGCGCGTGCAGATGGTGTTCCAGGACCCCTTCGCCAGCCTCAACCCGCGCCGCCGCGTGGGCGAGCTGGTGGCGCAGGGCCCGATCATCCACGGCACGCCGAAGGCCGAGGCCTTCGCCCGGGCGCGCGAGCTGTTCGGCCTGGTCGGGCTGGATCCCGCGGCGCTGGACCGCTTCCCGCATGAATTCTCCGGCGGGCAGCGCCAGCGCATCGGCCTGGCCCGCGCCCTGGCGATGCGGCCGGAGCTGCTGGTGGCGGATGAACCGGTCTCGGCGCTCGATGTCTCGGTGCAGGCGCAGGTGCTGAAGCTGCTGGCGCGGCTGCGCGAGCAGCTCGGCCTGTCCATGCTGTTCATCACCCATGATCTGCGCGTCGCCGCGCAGCTCTGCGATCGCATCGCGGTGATGCGCCAGGGCGAGGTGGTGGAGGAAGGCCCGACCGCCGAGGTCTTCGCCAATCCGCGCCACGACTACACGCGCGCGCTGATGGCGGCGGTGCCGGGGCAGGGCTGGACACCCCCCGTCGCCTTCGGCAGCGAGGAAGTGACCGTCTGAGCCGCTGCCCGCGCCGGCGCCAATTGCGCGCCGGCCGGGCAGCGCGCCGCGCCGCGCAGGCGCATTGAAGGGGCGGGCCCCCTTTTCAGCGGCATCGAAGCGATGAACACTCCCACCCCTCACGGACCGGGAGAGTTCGACCTGATGGCATCCGCACGTCTGGCCTCCGATATCGGCGGCACCTTCACCGATCTGGCCCTGGAGCGCGGCGGGGAGCGCTGGACCGCCAAGGTCCTCACCACGCCGCACGCCCCCGAGCTCGGCGTGCTGGAGGGCATCCGCGTTGTCCTGGCCAAGGCGGGGCTGCAGCCTTCGGACATCGCGCTGTTCATCCATGGCACCACCCTCGCCACCAATGCGGTGATCGAGCGCAAGGGCGCGAAGACAGCGCTGCTGACCACCGAGGGCTTCCGCGACGTGCTCGCCCTCGGCAATGAGTCACGCTACGACCAGTACGATCTCAACATCGAGCTGCCGCAGCCTCTGGTGCCGCGCCGCTGGCGCCTGGCGGTGCCGGAGCGGCTGGACAATGAGGGCAAGGTGCTGCTGCCGCTGGACGAGGCGGCGCTGCGCAAGCAGATCGCCTTCATGAAGTCCGAGGGCATCGAGAGCGTCGCCATCGGCTTCCTGCACGCCTTCGTCAACCCGGTGCATGAGCAGCGCGCCGCCGCGATCCTGGCCGAGGAATGGCCGGAGGTGCCGGTCTCGCTCTCCTCCGAGGTCTCGCCCGAGATGCGGGAATGGGAGCGTTTCTCCACCACCGTCGCCAATGCCTATGTGCAGCCGCTGATGGCGAGCTATCTGCAACGGCTGCGCGAGGGCGTGCGCGAGGCGGGCTTCGCCTGCCCGCTCTTCCTGATGCTGTCGGGTGGCGGGCTGACCACGCTGGAGACGGCGGCACGCTTCCCGATCCGCCTGGTGGAGAGCGGCCCCGCCGGTGGCGCCATCTTCTCCGCCCATGTCGCGCGGCAGCGCGGCTGGCGGAAGGTGCTGTCCTTCGACATGGGCGGCACCACCGCCAAGGTCTGCCTGATCGACGATTTCGCGCCGCAGGCCAGCCGCACCTTCGAGGTCGCGCGGGTCGGCCGCTTCAAGAAGGGTTCCGGCCTGCCGCTGCGCATCCCCGTCATCGAGATGGTGGAGATCGGCGCCGGCGGCGGGTCGCTGGCGCAGGTGGACAGCCTGGGCCGCATCCAGGTGGGGCCTGAGAGCGCCGGCGCCGATCCGGGACCGGCCTGCTATGGCCGCGGCGGCACGCGTCCGGCGGTGACGGATGCGAATCTGGCGCTCGGCCGCTACG includes these proteins:
- a CDS encoding ABC transporter substrate-binding protein, with translation MAITRRHLLLSGVATGLAASLPAGLPLPALAQEPRRGGVLTVHLGSEQRILNPALRASTGVYVITSKIIEPLVDLGEGGRIVPVLATSWEAAEDGKTVTFRLREGVQWHDGKPFTSADVQYSAMEQWKKHLNYGTTLQLYLDAVETPDAHTAIFRYSRPMPLNLLLRALCDLGYVVPKHVFEGTNVLENPANTAPIGTGPFKFVEYQRGQYVIAERNPNYWRQGFPYLDRVVWRFITDRSAATAALETGAVQLSAYNGLPLADLDRLRKDNRFEVSTRGVEGNVFNNTLEFNTRRRELSDKRVRQAIAHAIDVDFFLENFLYGLGKRATGPIPSSSQEFFPGNPVPYTYDKARAERLLDEAGFRRGAGGIRFSLKIVPIMNGEDVPLLATFVQQSLQQVGIRVEIVQLDIAGALSAVYRDWNFDLATGWHQYRGDPAVSTTVWYRSGSPKGSPWTNQFGWQSDKVDQLIDQAATELDVARRKALYAEFVREVNEELPVWMMTERPFYAATSRRVQNHHNVPRWDSGDWHDTWLQPG
- a CDS encoding ABC transporter permease, encoding MRILLLALRRLAASLPTLFLILVGLFLLLQLAPGDTVDALIAQMGGGDPAMAEQLRQFYGLDAPVVVQLGRYLLRLVTLDLGFSAIYGKPVADVILERLPVTLLLMASALSFAFAAGMALGVLAARRVNRWPDTLISTLGLVFYATPSFWFGMMGIVVFAVHLAWLPAGGFEEIGSGNTGLARALDIAWHLVLPVATLALTYLATYLRIMRASMLEVLTLDFVRTARAKGLGETAVVLRHVLRNALLPGVTLMGLQAGTMLGGSVVVESVFALPGLGRLAYESVVQRDVNTLLGIVFVSALLVIAINFIVDMLYAKLDPRILSGR
- a CDS encoding ABC transporter permease, giving the protein MIGFLKRYARSPAAVVGLLIVLAVIGMAIAAPFVFPRDPLSLAGRPLQWPLDNPRFWLGTDNAGRDIAAQIFHGARTSLLIGLVATVVAIGIGIVIGAIAGYYGGWVDDALMRVTEAFQTLPNFLLLLVLVAVFGSNITFVTIAIGIVSWPPSARLTRAEFLSLRNREFVQACRVLGMRDRQIIFREILPNALPPVIVYASVIMAVAILLESALAFLNLSDPNVPSWGNLIGAGRGVLRVQWYVSAIPGLVILLTVLGVSLVGQGLNDALNPRLKGR
- a CDS encoding ABC transporter ATP-binding protein, giving the protein MSLLSIEGLTVALPKGADRPHALEDVSLHLDANEILCVVGESGSGKSLTAGAVMGLLPEGVLATRGRILFEGRDLLELPPAEMRKLRGARIGMVFQEPMTALNPLRSIGSQIAEMFRIHTRLSRADIEKRVLALLEDVRIPDPAAAARAYPHELSGGQRQRAMIAMALALEPKLLICDEPTTALDVTTQAQILHLIRDMQRRTGTAVLFITHDFGVVADIADRVAVMRQGLLVEQGPAEEVLNRPQHPYTRALVAAVPPLLPPPAAAAPAEPAAPVLEVRDLSKTYRKGGLLKRSRRVTHAVKQVSFSLPRGSTLGIVGESGSGKSTLARCIVRLLDPEQGEIRVEGQDRMALSREALRRDARRVQMVFQDPFASLNPRRRVGELVAQGPIIHGTPKAEAFARARELFGLVGLDPAALDRFPHEFSGGQRQRIGLARALAMRPELLVADEPVSALDVSVQAQVLKLLARLREQLGLSMLFITHDLRVAAQLCDRIAVMRQGEVVEEGPTAEVFANPRHDYTRALMAAVPGQGWTPPVAFGSEEVTV
- a CDS encoding hydantoinase/oxoprolinase family protein, with the protein product MASARLASDIGGTFTDLALERGGERWTAKVLTTPHAPELGVLEGIRVVLAKAGLQPSDIALFIHGTTLATNAVIERKGAKTALLTTEGFRDVLALGNESRYDQYDLNIELPQPLVPRRWRLAVPERLDNEGKVLLPLDEAALRKQIAFMKSEGIESVAIGFLHAFVNPVHEQRAAAILAEEWPEVPVSLSSEVSPEMREWERFSTTVANAYVQPLMASYLQRLREGVREAGFACPLFLMLSGGGLTTLETAARFPIRLVESGPAGGAIFSAHVARQRGWRKVLSFDMGGTTAKVCLIDDFAPQASRTFEVARVGRFKKGSGLPLRIPVIEMVEIGAGGGSLAQVDSLGRIQVGPESAGADPGPACYGRGGTRPAVTDANLALGRYEPSLFAGGQFPLQTEPAKAALAEHVGRKLDLAPEMAALGVVEMVDENMANAARVHAIESGKGYEGRAIIAFGGGGPVHGYRVAEKIGVSRMLVPSGAGVGSAIGFLRAPVGYEVVKSLYQRFRSFDVAAVNGLLNAMSAEARSVVEQGSFGAELSETRIAYMRYVGQGHEIAVALPARDLAEADIAAIRADYDAEYSRFYDRPVPGSDVEILSFAVTVATLLPEVAPAEAVADSAAPAPVRQQAVRDTSSGEVAEWSVYEREQLAPGVTLAGPCIVAEAETSTLVGPGWTCRMDALGYLELTKEAA